In a single window of the Streptomyces sp. HUAS ZL42 genome:
- a CDS encoding acyl-CoA dehydrogenase family protein: MPDRAPQPVDRQLPTDEARDLISLVRDIAQREIAPKAAEEEEAGRFPREVFTLLSESGLLGLPYDSEYGGGDQPYEVYLQVLEELAAARLTVGLGVSVHTLASYALATYGTKEQQVEHLPAMLGGGLLGAYCLSEPSSGSDAAALRTKAVREGGEWVITGTKAWITHGGIADFYTVMARTGEEGPRGITAFLVPGDAEGLSAAAPEKKMGMRGSPTAQVHFDGVRVGDDRRIGDEGQGFAIALSALDSGRLGIAACAIGVAQAALDEAVAYAAGRQQFGRPISDFQGLRFMLADMATQIEAGRALYLAAARLRDAGRPFAKQAAMAKLHCTDTAMKVTTDAVQFLGGYGYTADFPVERYMREAKVLQIVEGTNQIQRMVIARHLAGPETR; encoded by the coding sequence ATGCCCGACCGCGCCCCGCAGCCGGTGGACCGTCAACTGCCCACGGACGAGGCCCGGGATCTGATCTCGCTCGTCCGCGACATCGCGCAGCGCGAGATCGCCCCGAAGGCGGCCGAGGAGGAGGAGGCCGGACGCTTCCCCCGCGAGGTCTTCACCCTCCTGTCGGAGTCGGGACTGCTCGGCCTGCCGTACGACTCCGAGTACGGCGGCGGCGACCAGCCCTACGAGGTCTACCTCCAGGTCCTCGAGGAACTCGCCGCGGCCCGCCTCACCGTCGGACTCGGCGTCAGTGTCCACACCCTGGCCTCCTACGCGCTCGCCACCTACGGCACCAAGGAGCAGCAGGTCGAACACCTGCCCGCGATGCTCGGCGGCGGACTGCTCGGCGCGTACTGCCTCTCCGAGCCGTCCTCCGGCTCGGACGCGGCAGCCCTGCGGACGAAGGCCGTGCGGGAGGGCGGCGAATGGGTGATCACCGGCACCAAGGCCTGGATCACGCACGGCGGTATCGCCGACTTCTACACCGTCATGGCGCGCACCGGCGAGGAGGGGCCGCGCGGGATCACCGCTTTCCTGGTCCCCGGCGACGCCGAAGGTCTGAGCGCTGCCGCCCCGGAGAAGAAGATGGGCATGAGGGGCTCGCCAACGGCCCAGGTCCACTTCGACGGCGTCCGCGTCGGCGACGACCGGCGCATCGGCGACGAGGGCCAGGGCTTCGCGATCGCCCTGTCCGCGCTCGACTCCGGGCGGCTCGGCATCGCGGCCTGCGCCATCGGTGTGGCCCAGGCGGCGCTCGACGAGGCGGTCGCCTATGCGGCCGGGCGGCAGCAGTTCGGGCGGCCGATCTCCGACTTCCAGGGGCTGCGCTTCATGCTCGCCGACATGGCGACCCAGATCGAGGCGGGCCGGGCCCTGTACCTGGCGGCGGCGCGGCTGCGGGACGCCGGCCGGCCGTTCGCCAAGCAGGCCGCCATGGCCAAGCTGCACTGCACCGACACCGCCATGAAGGTCACCACCGACGCCGTGCAGTTCCTCGGCGGGTACGGCTACACCGCGGACTTCCCGGTCGAGCGCTACATGCGCGAGGCCAAGGTCCTGCAGATCGTCGAGGGCACCAACCAGATCCAGCGGATGGTCATCGCCCGTCATCTCGCGGGTCCGGAGACGCGCTGA
- a CDS encoding Lrp/AsnC family transcriptional regulator, translated as MEELDRQIVQLLVKDGRMSYTDLGKATGLSTSAVHQRVRRLEQRGVIRGYAAVVDPEAVGLPLTAFISVKPFDPSAPDDIADRLADVPEIEACHSVAGDENYILKVRVATPHELEELLARLRGLAGVSTRTTVVLSTPYEARPPRV; from the coding sequence ATGGAGGAGCTGGACCGACAGATCGTGCAGCTGCTCGTCAAGGACGGGCGGATGAGCTACACGGACCTGGGCAAGGCCACGGGCCTGTCCACGTCCGCCGTGCACCAGCGGGTGCGGCGGCTGGAGCAGCGTGGGGTCATCCGCGGTTACGCCGCGGTCGTCGACCCGGAAGCCGTCGGGCTGCCCCTGACCGCGTTCATCTCGGTCAAACCGTTCGACCCCAGCGCCCCCGACGACATCGCGGACCGCCTCGCCGACGTCCCGGAGATCGAGGCCTGCCACAGCGTGGCCGGCGACGAGAACTACATCCTCAAGGTCCGCGTCGCCACACCGCACGAGCTGGAGGAACTACTGGCCCGGCTGCGAGGGCTGGCGGGGGTGTCGACGCGGACGACGGTCGTCCTCTCGACGCCGTACGAAGCACGCCCGCCGCGCGTCTAG
- a CDS encoding amidohydrolase — MSERTPEPNTVLLRRGEVHSPADPFATAMVVEHGQVAWVGSEGAADAFADGVDEVIDLDGALVTPAFTDAHVHTTSTGLALTGLDLSDAPSLEAALTLVRDFAAARPHDRVLLGHGWDAARWPGGRPPTRAELDEATDGRPLYLSRIDVHSAVVTTALLDLAPGVGAVDGPLTRDDHHAVRAAAFAAVTPGQRTDAQRAALARAASLGIGSVHECAGPAISSEDDFTELLRLAAEEAGPRVIGYWAELDADKARELGAAGAAGDLFVDGALGSHTACLHQPYTDADHTGTAYLDAAAVAAHVAACTEAGLQAGFHAIGDAAVTAVVEGVRAAAEKVGLARVRAARHRVEHAEMLTPGTIAAFAELGLTASVQPAFDALWGGEDGMYAQRLGAERARTLNPFAALLRAGVPLAFGSDSPVTPLDPWGTVRAAAFHRTPEHRISVRAAFTAHTRGGWRAVGRDDAGVLVPGAPADYAVWRTDALVVQAPDDRVARWSTDPRSGTPGLPDLTLGNELPVCLRTVVGGRTVFVRPGE; from the coding sequence ATGAGTGAACGCACGCCCGAGCCGAACACCGTCCTCCTCCGCCGAGGCGAGGTGCACAGCCCCGCCGACCCCTTCGCCACCGCGATGGTCGTGGAGCACGGACAAGTCGCCTGGGTCGGATCCGAGGGTGCCGCCGACGCCTTCGCGGACGGCGTGGACGAGGTGATCGACCTGGACGGGGCCCTGGTCACCCCGGCGTTCACCGACGCACATGTGCACACCACGTCCACGGGCCTCGCGCTCACCGGCCTCGACCTGTCCGACGCCCCCTCCCTGGAGGCGGCCCTGACGCTCGTACGGGACTTCGCCGCCGCCCGCCCGCACGACCGCGTCCTGCTCGGCCACGGCTGGGACGCGGCCCGCTGGCCCGGCGGCCGCCCCCCGACGCGGGCGGAGCTGGACGAGGCCACGGACGGACGCCCGTTGTACCTCTCGCGGATCGACGTCCACTCGGCGGTCGTCACGACGGCCCTGCTCGACCTGGCCCCCGGCGTCGGCGCGGTGGACGGCCCGCTCACCCGCGACGACCACCACGCCGTACGCGCCGCCGCGTTCGCAGCCGTAACGCCTGGGCAGCGCACCGATGCCCAGCGCGCCGCCCTCGCCCGGGCCGCATCGCTCGGCATCGGCTCCGTCCACGAGTGCGCGGGGCCGGCGATCTCCTCCGAGGACGACTTCACGGAGCTCCTGCGGCTCGCCGCCGAGGAGGCTGGCCCGCGCGTGATCGGCTACTGGGCCGAGTTGGATGCCGACAAGGCGCGGGAGCTGGGCGCGGCCGGTGCGGCCGGCGACCTCTTCGTGGACGGAGCCCTCGGCTCGCACACGGCCTGCCTGCACCAGCCGTACACCGACGCCGACCACACCGGTACCGCCTACCTCGACGCCGCCGCGGTCGCCGCGCATGTCGCCGCCTGCACCGAGGCGGGCCTCCAGGCGGGCTTCCACGCGATCGGCGACGCCGCCGTGACCGCGGTGGTCGAGGGAGTGCGCGCCGCCGCCGAGAAGGTGGGCCTGGCCCGTGTCCGCGCCGCCCGGCACCGCGTGGAGCACGCCGAGATGCTCACCCCCGGCACCATCGCCGCCTTCGCCGAACTGGGCCTGACCGCCTCCGTCCAGCCCGCCTTCGACGCCCTGTGGGGCGGTGAGGACGGCATGTACGCCCAGCGCCTGGGCGCAGAGCGGGCCAGGACCCTGAACCCCTTCGCCGCGCTGCTGCGGGCCGGCGTCCCCCTCGCCTTCGGCTCGGACAGCCCGGTCACGCCCCTGGACCCGTGGGGCACGGTCCGTGCCGCGGCCTTCCACCGCACCCCCGAGCACCGGATCTCCGTGCGCGCCGCGTTCACCGCGCACACGCGCGGCGGCTGGCGGGCCGTCGGACGCGACGACGCGGGCGTCCTGGTGCCCGGCGCGCCGGCCGACTACGCCGTGTGGCGCACCGACGCGCTGGTGGTCCAGGCGCCCGACGACCGGGTGGCGCGCTGGTCGACCGATCCCCGCTCCGGGACCCCCGGACTGCCCGATCTGACCCTGGGCAACGAGCTCCCCGTCTGCCTGCGCACAGTGGTGGGCGGACGGACGGTGTTCGTACGGCCGGGCGAGTGA
- a CDS encoding polyprenol monophosphomannose synthase, translated as MNDGDGTRAAQDRGRQFGPLGTALVIIPTYNEAENIKAIVGRVRKAVPEAHVLIADDNSPDGTGKLADELAAEDDHVQVLHRKGKEGLGAAYLAGFRWGMEKDYGVLIEMDADGSHQPEELPRLLTALKNADLVLGSRWVPGGRVVNWPKSREFISRGGSLYSRLALDLPLRDITGGYRAFRRETLEGLGLEEVASQGYCFQVDLARRAVKAGFHVVEVPITFVERELGDSKMSRDILVEALWRVTAWGVGERVGRIAGRRKPAQP; from the coding sequence GTGAACGACGGCGACGGGACCCGCGCGGCACAGGACCGGGGGAGGCAGTTCGGTCCGCTCGGCACGGCCTTGGTGATCATTCCCACCTACAACGAGGCGGAGAACATCAAGGCGATCGTCGGCCGCGTGCGCAAGGCGGTCCCCGAGGCGCACGTCCTGATCGCCGACGACAACAGCCCCGACGGCACCGGCAAGCTCGCCGACGAACTGGCCGCCGAGGACGACCACGTCCAGGTCCTGCACCGCAAGGGCAAGGAGGGCCTCGGCGCCGCCTACCTCGCGGGCTTCCGCTGGGGCATGGAGAAGGACTACGGCGTCCTGATCGAGATGGACGCCGACGGCTCCCACCAGCCGGAGGAACTGCCCCGGCTGCTGACCGCCCTCAAGAACGCCGACCTCGTCCTCGGCTCCCGCTGGGTGCCCGGCGGCCGGGTCGTGAACTGGCCCAAGTCCCGCGAGTTCATCTCCCGCGGCGGCAGCCTCTACTCGCGCCTCGCCCTGGACCTCCCCCTGCGCGACATCACCGGCGGCTACCGCGCCTTCCGGCGCGAAACGCTGGAGGGTCTCGGCCTCGAGGAGGTCGCCTCCCAGGGCTACTGCTTCCAGGTCGACCTGGCCCGCCGCGCGGTCAAGGCCGGCTTCCATGTCGTCGAGGTCCCCATCACCTTCGTCGAGCGCGAACTCGGCGACTCCAAGATGAGCCGCGACATTCTCGTGGAGGCGCTGTGGCGGGTCACGGCGTGGGGCGTGGGGGAGCGGGTCGGCAGGATCGCGGGCCGACGCAAGCCCGCGCAGCCGTAG
- the fxsA gene encoding FxsA family membrane protein: MTTDAPTPTYPVRPRRSRLRTFLPLGLAAWLVLEIWLLTVVAGASNGFTVFLLLLAGFVLGSVVIKRAGRRAFQNLNEALQRGGSPSKGSGNGLMMLGGLLLMIPGLISDAVGLLLLVPPVQKALSRYAERTVDRKLREAASGTLGDAFQQARIHRPDGKVVQGEVIRDDEPGETPPPRPPLTG, encoded by the coding sequence ATGACGACCGACGCTCCGACGCCCACATACCCCGTCCGGCCCCGGCGTTCCCGGCTGCGCACGTTCCTGCCGCTGGGCCTCGCGGCCTGGCTGGTGCTGGAGATCTGGCTGCTGACCGTGGTCGCGGGCGCGTCGAACGGCTTCACCGTCTTCCTGCTGCTGCTCGCCGGATTCGTCCTCGGCTCGGTGGTCATCAAGCGGGCGGGGCGGCGTGCTTTCCAGAACCTGAACGAGGCGCTGCAGCGAGGCGGCTCGCCCTCGAAGGGCTCCGGCAACGGCCTGATGATGCTCGGCGGCCTGCTGCTGATGATCCCCGGCCTGATCTCGGACGCGGTGGGTCTGCTCCTGCTCGTCCCGCCGGTCCAGAAGGCCCTGAGCCGCTATGCGGAGCGCACGGTCGACCGCAAGCTGCGCGAGGCCGCCTCCGGCACCCTGGGCGACGCCTTCCAGCAGGCCCGCATTCACCGGCCCGACGGCAAGGTGGTCCAGGGCGAGGTCATCAGGGACGACGAACCGGGGGAGACCCCGCCGCCCCGGCCGCCGCTGACCGGGTGA
- a CDS encoding RNA polymerase-binding protein RbpA, with translation MSERALRGTRLVVTSYETDRGIDLAPRQAVEYACEKGHRFEMPFSVEAEIPPEWECKVCGAQALLVDGDGPEEKKAKPARTHWDMLMERRTREELEEVLEERLAVLRSGAMNLAVHPRDSRKSA, from the coding sequence ATGAGTGAGCGAGCTCTTCGCGGCACGCGCCTCGTGGTGACCAGCTACGAGACGGACCGCGGCATCGACCTGGCCCCGCGCCAGGCCGTGGAGTACGCATGCGAGAAGGGGCACCGTTTCGAGATGCCCTTCTCGGTCGAGGCGGAGATCCCGCCGGAGTGGGAGTGCAAGGTCTGCGGTGCCCAGGCACTCCTCGTGGATGGCGACGGCCCTGAAGAGAAGAAGGCCAAGCCCGCGCGTACGCATTGGGACATGCTGATGGAGCGGCGTACCCGTGAGGAACTCGAAGAGGTCCTCGAGGAGCGTCTCGCCGTTCTCCGCTCGGGGGCGATGAACCTGGCGGTTCATCCCCGCGACAGCCGCAAGTCCGCGTAG
- a CDS encoding MFS transporter, with protein MGTDTVRTAASDEAAGRRREQRGWYFYDWACSVYSTSVLTVFLGPYLTSVAKEAADADGYVHPLGIPVRAGSFFAYSVSLSVILAVVVMPLVGAAADRTGRKKPLLGIAAYVGAAATTGMFFLGGDRYLMGGVLLVVANAAQSVAMMLYNSYLPQIAPPEERDAVSSRGWAFGYAAGSLVLIANLALYLGHDTLGVSETTAVRICLASAGLWWGAFTLVPLRRLRDRRSPAREAALPGLRQLAATVRDMRRHPLTLSFLLAYLIYNDGIQTVISQASIYGSEELGLGQSTLIGAVLLVQVLAVAGALGMGRLARTYGAKRTILGSLVAWTVTLGAGYFLPAGAPVWFFVLAAGIGLVLGGSQALSRSLFSHLVPPGKEAEYFSAYEMSDRGMSWLGPLLFGITYQLTGSYRDAIISLVAFFVVGFVLLARVPVRRAIGDAGNPVPETI; from the coding sequence GTGGGCACCGACACCGTGCGGACGGCGGCGTCCGACGAGGCCGCCGGGCGGCGGCGCGAGCAGCGCGGCTGGTACTTCTACGACTGGGCGTGCTCGGTCTACTCGACGAGCGTGCTCACCGTGTTCCTGGGCCCCTATCTGACGTCGGTCGCCAAGGAGGCGGCAGACGCCGACGGCTATGTGCACCCCCTGGGGATCCCGGTGCGCGCCGGGTCCTTCTTCGCGTACTCGGTGTCCCTGTCTGTGATCCTCGCCGTGGTGGTGATGCCCCTGGTGGGCGCAGCCGCGGACCGCACGGGCCGCAAGAAGCCCCTCCTCGGCATCGCCGCCTATGTCGGGGCCGCGGCGACGACCGGCATGTTCTTCCTCGGCGGCGACCGCTATCTCATGGGCGGCGTGCTGCTGGTCGTGGCGAACGCGGCGCAGTCCGTGGCGATGATGCTCTACAACTCCTACCTCCCGCAGATCGCCCCGCCCGAGGAGCGCGACGCGGTCTCCTCCCGGGGCTGGGCCTTCGGCTACGCGGCGGGCTCGCTTGTCCTGATCGCGAACCTGGCCCTCTATCTCGGCCACGACACCCTCGGGGTGTCCGAGACCACGGCCGTACGCATCTGCCTGGCGTCGGCCGGTCTGTGGTGGGGTGCCTTCACCCTCGTACCGCTGCGACGGCTGCGCGACCGCCGCTCCCCCGCGCGGGAGGCCGCCCTGCCCGGACTGCGGCAGCTCGCGGCGACCGTTCGCGACATGCGCCGCCACCCGCTGACGCTCTCTTTCCTCCTCGCGTACCTCATCTACAACGACGGCATCCAGACGGTGATCTCCCAGGCGTCGATCTACGGTTCGGAGGAGCTGGGCCTCGGCCAGTCGACGCTGATCGGGGCCGTGCTGCTGGTGCAGGTGCTGGCGGTGGCGGGAGCACTCGGCATGGGACGGCTGGCTCGGACGTACGGCGCCAAGCGCACCATCCTCGGCTCGCTGGTCGCGTGGACGGTGACCCTTGGGGCGGGTTACTTTCTGCCGGCGGGGGCGCCGGTGTGGTTCTTCGTCCTCGCGGCCGGGATCGGGCTGGTGCTCGGGGGCAGCCAGGCGCTCTCCCGCTCGCTGTTCTCCCATCTCGTGCCGCCCGGCAAGGAGGCCGAGTACTTCTCGGCGTACGAGATGAGCGACCGCGGCATGAGCTGGCTGGGCCCGCTGCTGTTCGGGATCACCTACCAGCTGACCGGAAGTTATCGGGACGCGATCATCTCGCTCGTGGCCTTCTTCGTCGTCGGATTCGTGCTGCTCGCGCGGGTTCCGGTGCGGCGGGCGATCGGCGACGCGGGCAATCCGGTGCCGGAGACGATTTAG
- a CDS encoding glycerophosphodiester phosphodiesterase, whose translation MTTLIRHPYLDHPGPIPFAHRGGAADGLENTVAQFRRAVEAGYRYIETDVHATLDGKLVAFHDATLDRVTDGAGRIADLPWQEVRHARVAGRELVPLFEELLETFPEVRWNIDMKAEPSLHPLLNLIARTNAWDRVCVGSFSEARVARAQRLAGPRLATSYGTRGVLNLRLRSWGVPAALRRSAVAAQVPEEQSGIRVVDHRFVRAAHARGLQVHVWTINEADRMHRLLDLGVDGIMTDHIDTLRKVMEDRGVWD comes from the coding sequence GTGACCACCCTCATACGCCACCCGTATCTCGACCATCCGGGCCCCATACCCTTCGCGCACCGCGGCGGGGCCGCGGACGGTCTGGAGAACACCGTGGCGCAGTTCCGGCGCGCGGTCGAGGCGGGCTACCGGTACATCGAGACCGACGTCCACGCCACGCTCGACGGCAAGCTCGTCGCCTTCCACGACGCGACCCTGGACCGGGTCACGGACGGCGCAGGGCGGATCGCGGACCTGCCGTGGCAGGAAGTGCGGCACGCGCGCGTGGCCGGCAGGGAACTGGTGCCCCTCTTCGAGGAACTGCTCGAGACCTTCCCCGAGGTCCGCTGGAACATCGACATGAAGGCGGAGCCCTCGCTGCATCCCCTTCTCAACCTGATCGCGCGGACCAACGCCTGGGACCGCGTCTGCGTCGGCTCGTTCTCCGAGGCGCGCGTCGCGCGCGCCCAGCGGCTGGCCGGACCACGGCTGGCCACGTCGTACGGAACGCGGGGTGTCCTCAATCTGCGGCTGCGCTCCTGGGGCGTGCCGGCGGCGCTGCGCCGTTCCGCGGTCGCCGCGCAGGTTCCCGAGGAGCAGTCCGGCATCCGGGTCGTGGACCATCGTTTCGTCCGCGCCGCGCACGCGCGCGGGCTGCAGGTGCACGTGTGGACGATCAACGAGGCGGATCGGATGCACCGGCTCCTGGACCTGGGAGTGGATGGCATCATGACCGATCACATCGACACGTTGCGCAAGGTCATGGAGGACCGGGGCGTCTGGGACTGA
- a CDS encoding YitT family protein yields MTFPPKPQSVTHQATSPPGGHILSARSSEDQLTRRLIQLYVGLALYGASSALLVEAGLGLEPWNVLHQGLAELTGLTIGLVSIIVGAGVLLLWIPLRQRPGLGTVSNVFVVGLAMDGTLALVPQAHALTVRVPLLLAGILLNGVATGLYIAARFGPGPRDGLMTGLHRRTGRSIRLMRTAVELTVVVTGFALGGTIGVGTLLYAVSIGPLAQLFLRVFAVPRASEGSTVVATGTPGRAILRP; encoded by the coding sequence ATGACGTTTCCACCCAAGCCACAGAGTGTCACGCATCAGGCCACTTCACCACCAGGGGGGCACATCTTGTCCGCGCGGTCATCAGAGGATCAGCTCACACGGCGGCTGATCCAGCTCTACGTCGGTCTCGCTCTGTACGGCGCCAGTTCGGCCCTGCTGGTGGAAGCCGGCCTGGGCCTGGAGCCCTGGAACGTGCTGCACCAAGGGCTCGCCGAACTCACCGGCCTGACGATCGGCCTCGTGTCGATCATCGTGGGCGCCGGGGTGCTGCTGCTGTGGATCCCGCTGCGCCAGCGCCCGGGCCTGGGCACCGTCTCCAACGTCTTCGTGGTCGGCCTCGCGATGGACGGCACCCTCGCGCTGGTCCCCCAGGCGCATGCCCTGACCGTGCGCGTTCCCCTCCTCCTGGCCGGCATCCTGCTCAACGGCGTGGCCACAGGCCTCTATATCGCCGCCCGCTTCGGCCCGGGTCCGCGCGACGGGCTGATGACGGGGCTGCACCGGCGCACGGGGCGCTCGATCCGCCTGATGCGTACGGCGGTCGAGTTGACTGTCGTGGTCACCGGTTTCGCCCTCGGGGGCACCATCGGCGTCGGCACGCTCCTGTACGCGGTCTCGATCGGCCCGCTCGCCCAGCTCTTCCTGCGAGTGTTCGCCGTCCCGCGGGCATCCGAGGGCAGCACGGTCGTTGCCACGGGGACACCCGGGAGAGCGATACTGCGTCCGTGA